A window from Malania oleifera isolate guangnan ecotype guangnan chromosome 7, ASM2987363v1, whole genome shotgun sequence encodes these proteins:
- the LOC131161005 gene encoding transcription factor MYB1-like encodes MGSLGVRKGAWAAEEDLMLRRCVEVYGEGHWHLVPRRAGLNRCRKSCRLRWLNYLRPNINRKGFSADEVDLIIKLHQLLGNRWSLIAGRLPGRTANSVKNYWNTHLHKKRVSSHQQAKVEVVTQNTAKPISVIKPRPWNFKKNFSKLNKPLVAKDPIPPSMAEDHNNPFLISPLDVLDNYQIKCWESLLFPQKGDGTFEDCCFTGFAEEITASLSAKEITLDQTKESNNTVVEEDQNGWNEYDFQNLLNTNEEMFI; translated from the exons ATGGGGAGTTTAGGAGTGAGGAAAGGTGCGTGGGCTGCGGAAGAAGATCTCATGCTGAGGAGGTGCGTGGAGGTTTATGGGGAAGGCCACTGGCATCTTGTTCCTCGCAGAGCAg GACTGAATCGATGTAGGAAAAGCTGTAGATTAAGGTGGTTGAACTATTTGAGACCGAATATTAATAGAAAAGGTTTCTCAGCGGATGAAGTggatctcatcatcaaacttcaTCAGCTTTTGGGCAACAG ATGGTCATTAATTGCTGGTAGGTTGCCTGGAAGAACAGCAAATAGTGTAAAGAACTACTGGAACACCCACCTCCACAAAAAGAGAGTTTCAAGTCATCAACAAGCAAAGGTGGAAGTTGTAACCCAGAATACTGCAAAACCCATCAGTGTCATAAAGCCTCGCCCTTGGAACTTCAAAAAGAACTTTTCTAAgttaaataaacccttagttgCAAAAGATCCCATTCCTCCATCAATGGCGGAAGACCACAACAACCCATTTCTAATTTCCCCACTAGATGTACTGGACAATTATCAGATCAAGTGTTGGGAAAGCCTTTTGTTTCCTCAGAAAGGTGATGGAACTTTTGAGGATTGTTGTTTTACAGGGTTTGCTGAGGAGATTACTGCAAGCCTCTCGGCTAAGGAAATTACATTAGATCAAACTAAGGAGTCAAATAATACTGTTGTGGAAGAGGACCAGAATGGTTGGAAcgaatatgattttcaaaatctctTAAACACCAATGAAGAAATGTTCATCTAA